In Halomicrobium zhouii, the sequence GACCGTAGACGGGTTCGACGTCGCGTTCTTCCTGAATCGTCTCGAGGATGGTGTTGGCAGTCCCCGAGGGCGCGTCGATCTTCTGGTTGTGGTGAGTCTCCATCAGTTCGAGGTCGTAGTCCGGGAGCGCGGAGACGGCCTCGCCGATGGTCCTGAGGAGCACCTGGATGCCGCGGGAGAAGTTGGTCGCCTTGAGCACCGGGACGTCCTGGCTGGCCGACCGGAGCGAGGCCATCCCGCCGGAGTCGAAGCCCGTCGTCCCGACGACCATGCCGACGCCGGCGTCGACGCAGGCGTCCGCGAGCGCGAGCGTCGACTCGGGAACGGTGAAGTCGATCACGACCTGCGGTTCGTGCTCGGCGAGGCCGTCCGCGAGGTCGTCGGCGTGGAAGATGGGGACCCCCTGGATGTCGTCGACGTCGTCGACGTGGAACCCAACGACGACGTCGAAGTCGTCACGCGCGCTCGCGGCCTCGATGACGGCCCGGCCCATCCGGCCGGCCGCGCCGTTGACCGCGATGCGCGTCATCGCTCGACCTCCGCGAAGGCGTCCTCACCGTCCGGGTTTTCGAGTTCCGCGAGGATCGATTCGAGGTCGTCGAGGTACTCATCGCTCAGGCGGGAGAGCGGCTGGCGGACGTGCGCGGGGCCGTAGCCGCGGATCCGCATCGCCTCCTTCACCGGGATGGGGTTGGTCTCGACGAAGAGCCCGCGGAACAGCGGCCCGAGCTCGTGGTGCAGGTTCCGGGCGCGCTCGTAGTCCTCGGAGAGGGCGGCACCGACCATCGCGCAGGTGCGTTCCGGCTCGACGTTGGCGGCGACGCTGATACAGCCGTGGGCGCCAACCGAGAGCATCGGGAGGGTCATCCCGTCATCGCCGGAGAGGACCGAGAAGTCTGCCTCGCGCGTGCGTTCGATGATCTCCGATATCTGGTTCATGTCGCCACTGGCGGCCTTGTAGCCCAGAATACTGGGGTGGCTCGCGAGTTCGACGGCCGTGTCGGGTTCGATATTCTGACCCGTGCGCGAGGGAACGTTGTAGACGATCTGTGGGCAGTCTACCTCGTCTGCGATGGTCTCGAAGTGATCGACGAGGCCGCGCTGTTCGGGCCTGTTGTAGTACGGCGAGATGAGGAGCAGGGCGTCGGCACCGGCGTCGGCGGCGCGCTGGGAGAGCGAGAGCGCTTCGCGAGTGTTGTTCGATCCGGTGCCGGCGACGACGGGTACGTCGTCGACCGAATCGACGACTGCCTCGACGACCTCGACGTGCTCGTCGTGGGTCAGCGTCGCCGACTCGCCGGTGGAGCCGACGGGGACGAGGCCGTCGACGCCCGCGGCTTCGAGGCGCTGGGCGTCCTCTCGGAGGGTTTCGAAGTCGATGCTGCGGTCCGCGTCGTCGTGGAACGGCGTGCACATCGCGGGGAACACGCCGGTGAGGTCGATTGCTGTCATGTGAGTGGTCGCTGGTCTGTTGTGGGTGAGTCTGCGCGCGATGCAAAAATGACTGCCGTTCGGCCGGCGGGAGACGGCTCCGTCACTCGAACGGCAGGATTCCGGGCCCGTGACGGGGTCGCTACGCCCGCCGCGAGCCGCTCAGAATGGAAGTTTCGGCTTGGCCTTGGTGGCCGCTACGGACGCACCGCTCGTCGAATCGCGACGGGTGGGTGCGTTCCGGGTCATTGCACGAAATAGATCAGTGGAGCGTCTTAGTGCTTGCGTTCCACGGGGAGTGGCGTTCACGCCTGTCGCCGCGGACGTGCGCACCCCTGGGGATGCGCTGACGCCTCCGTGCTGACAGTTTCGTCGGCGCTGGGCGGCGCTGGACCCCGAAAAATTAACCGGACAGGGGTCACACGAACGTGCATGCCTGTTACGCACCCGACCCAACGGGTGGGCGTCCTCGCGGACGCGCAGAACCTCTATCACACGGCTCGGAGTCTCTACTCTCGCAATATCGACTACAGCTCGCTTCTGGAGGGCGCCCTCGACGGCCGGGAACTCACGCGCGCGATCGCCTACGTCATCCGGGCGAACTCGCCGGAGGAAGAGAGCTTCTTCGAGGCGCTCGTCGACATCGGCTTCGAGACGCGCGTCAAGGACATCAAGACGTTCGAGGACGGCTCGAAGAAGGCCGACTGGGACGTCGGGATGAGCCTCGACGCCGTCTCGCTGGCGCCCCACGTCGACACGATCATCCTCTGTACGGGCGACGGCGACTTCGCCCGCCTCTGTCGCTACCTGCGCCACGAGGGCTGTCGCGTCGAGGCGATGAGCTTCGCCGAGTCCACCTCCGAGGAACTCGTCGAGGCGGCCGACAGCTTCGAGAACCTCAGCGAGAACGAAGACACGTACCTGCTGTAGCCACTCGCGAAATCGGGCTCGAAAGAACGAAGAGACGGTTTCAGACCGGGCGAGCGTCTTCGGACGTGCCGACGAGCAGCGCGCCGGCGGCAAGTCCGAGCGCGGCGAGCGATCCGAGAACCGGCGGCAATCCGCTCCCGAGCTGTCCCGTACCGAGGATGATGGCCGTACTCGCGACGAGCAGGAGGACGCCGACTGCGACTTTTCGCGTATCCGTTGCCATGTCGGCCAAAGGTAATCGGTCGTCCGGTATAAATTTCTCCAAATCCAACGGGGATAAACGCGATCGATCGTTATCGTTTTCGACCGAGGGGTTTCTGCGAGTCCGTCCGCGGTTGGTGACGCTTTTGGTTCCGGGTCGTCAGCATCAGTTGATGACCGACGCCGAGGCCACGCTGTTACGCCGCGCCGCCGACTACCAGTTCGGCCGCGGCGGCGGCGCGGCCCTGTTTGACGACCTCGAATCGCTGTCCGTGACCCGGACCAGCTCCGGCCGACCGCGACAGGTCACGGCCGAGGACGGCCGCCTGGTCAGCTACGGCAACGACGGCCGCTTCACGCTCGGTATCGACGGCGGTCGGCGGCTCCACGAGGCCTTCGAGGCGCCGCGCAACCGCGTCGTCGTCGGCGACGAGAGCGAGCCGTTCGTTCGCGACGGGCGCAACGTCTTCGCGAAGTTCGTCGACGAGGCCGACGACGAGATACGGCCGGGTGACGAGGTGCTCGTCGTCCACGAGGACGGCCGCCTCCTCGCAGTGGGCAGGACGGAACTGTCCGGGGACGGCATGCGAGCGTTCGAGACGGGGATGGCCGTGAAAGTCCGGGATACCGTCGGCGAAGACGGCGAGTAACTGGGACGAGACTGGTCTGTGCGGTACACGGCAAAGGGGAGAGCTTTTTGGGACGGAAGGCCCAGGTTGGGCTATGTTTGGAGGAGGCGGCGGCGGACTCAATCCGCGCAAGATGAAGCAGATGATGGAACAGATGGGCATCGATATGGAGGATATCGACGCCGAGGAAGTGATCATCCGGACCCCCGACGAGGAGCTGTACTTCACCGACGCGGAGGTCCAGCTCATGGAGGCCCAGGGCCAGAAGACCTACCAGGTCGTCGGCGACCCGGAGAGCCGCGAACGCGGCGCCGACTCGGGCGGCGAGTCAGCGTCGGGCGACGCCGGGAGCGCTGAGGCCGGTGGCGACGCCGGCGGCATTCCCGACGACGACGTCGAACTCGTCGCGATGCGGGCCGGCGTCGGCGAAGACGCGGCGCGCGAAGCCCTCGAGGAGGCCGACGGTGACCTCGCGGCCGCCGTCGAGCGGCTAGAGTGAGCTACCTGTTCGTCCGCGAGGACCGCGAGTACCTGCTAGCCCCGGGCGACACGCTGGAGTCTGACCTGGGCATCCTGGAGGTGCCCGAGGACGTCGAACCCGGCGACACCGTCGAGACGCATCTCGACACCGAGTTCCGGGTCCGGAAGCTCCGCGGCCCGGACCTTTTCAACCACCTGGAGCGGACGGGCGCGCCGATGATGCCACGCGACATCGGCCTCGTCGTCGGCCAGACTGGCCTGCAATCGGGCGACCGGGTCCTCGACGCGGGGACCGGCACCGGCGTCCTGTCGGCGTACCTCGGGCGCATCGGCGCGCGCGTGACGACGTACGAAGCCGATGCGGACTTCGCCGACGTCGCTCGCGAGAACATGGCGCTGGCCGGCGTCGAGGAGGCCGTCGAGGTGCGCCACGGCGACGTAACCGACGAACTCCCGACGCTGACCGAGGGCGAGCGCTTCGACGTCCTGACCCTCGACACCGCCGACGCGGCGGCCGTGGTCGAACGCGCGCCCGACCTGCTGGTCTCGGGCGGCTACGTCGCCGTCTACTCGCCGTTCGTCGAACAGGCCCGAGAAGCAGTCGAGGCGGCGCGGGCGGCCGGCCTCGAAGACCCAGAGACGCTGGAGACCATCCAGCGCGAGATGGACGTCGGTGACCGCGGCACACGGCCCTCGACCCGCGGCGTCGGCCACACCGGTTATCTCACGTTCGCTCGGCGGGAGTGAGGCCTTCTTCGGTCTCCCGGCCCCTTCGTAGTCGGACAGTTAAGAGACGTCTCTCATCAGTTCTAGCAGTTCGCGTCTGTACGTCACGACGTCGCGCTGGAGTACCGGTGGCGGGTCGTCGAGTCCGAGCACCGCCCCTATCGGTCGTTCGGGGTAGGCGCCGCCACTGACGAGAAACCCGTCGTCGTACCAGACCCCGAGCCACCCTCCGAGCGGGACCGTCACGGCCGGCGTCTCGAGTTCCAGCGCGGCCTCGAACCGGCTCAGCGGCACTCGCTTCTCGTACCCAATCCGCCGCCGTTCCGTCCGGACTCGCTCGACGTCGGTGAGGCCGCTCTCCTGAAGCGTCGACCGGAAGCGATCTGTGGCTCGCGCGCGGACGACCGGCAGGAGAAACGCACGACTCGCGGTGGGTGGGACTTCCGGCTCGAACGAGAGTGCGGTCGCGAAGAAGAAGCGCCACGTCGCCTCGACGGCTGCGGTCTCGGCAATTGCTGTCGACGTGGCGTCGTCCCGATACTGCAGCGTCGCCCCTCGAACGCTGACGCCCGGGAGTTCGA encodes:
- the dapA gene encoding 4-hydroxy-tetrahydrodipicolinate synthase, with the translated sequence MTAIDLTGVFPAMCTPFHDDADRSIDFETLREDAQRLEAAGVDGLVPVGSTGESATLTHDEHVEVVEAVVDSVDDVPVVAGTGSNNTREALSLSQRAADAGADALLLISPYYNRPEQRGLVDHFETIADEVDCPQIVYNVPSRTGQNIEPDTAVELASHPSILGYKAASGDMNQISEIIERTREADFSVLSGDDGMTLPMLSVGAHGCISVAANVEPERTCAMVGAALSEDYERARNLHHELGPLFRGLFVETNPIPVKEAMRIRGYGPAHVRQPLSRLSDEYLDDLESILAELENPDGEDAFAEVER
- a CDS encoding LabA-like NYN domain-containing protein, which translates into the protein MPVTHPTQRVGVLADAQNLYHTARSLYSRNIDYSSLLEGALDGRELTRAIAYVIRANSPEEESFFEALVDIGFETRVKDIKTFEDGSKKADWDVGMSLDAVSLAPHVDTIILCTGDGDFARLCRYLRHEGCRVEAMSFAESTSEELVEAADSFENLSENEDTYLL
- a CDS encoding nascent polypeptide-associated complex protein, with protein sequence MFGGGGGGLNPRKMKQMMEQMGIDMEDIDAEEVIIRTPDEELYFTDAEVQLMEAQGQKTYQVVGDPESRERGADSGGESASGDAGSAEAGGDAGGIPDDDVELVAMRAGVGEDAAREALEEADGDLAAAVERLE
- the dapB gene encoding 4-hydroxy-tetrahydrodipicolinate reductase; translation: MTRIAVNGAAGRMGRAVIEAASARDDFDVVVGFHVDDVDDIQGVPIFHADDLADGLAEHEPQVVIDFTVPESTLALADACVDAGVGMVVGTTGFDSGGMASLRSASQDVPVLKATNFSRGIQVLLRTIGEAVSALPDYDLELMETHHNQKIDAPSGTANTILETIQEERDVEPVYGREGHAPRQEDEIGVFARRAGDIRGEHELVLAGNDEVVSLSHRAEDRGVFAAGALDAATWLAGKDPEWYSFGEVIDDT
- a CDS encoding PUA domain-containing protein, which encodes MTDAEATLLRRAADYQFGRGGGAALFDDLESLSVTRTSSGRPRQVTAEDGRLVSYGNDGRFTLGIDGGRRLHEAFEAPRNRVVVGDESEPFVRDGRNVFAKFVDEADDEIRPGDEVLVVHEDGRLLAVGRTELSGDGMRAFETGMAVKVRDTVGEDGE
- a CDS encoding methyltransferase domain-containing protein → MSYLFVREDREYLLAPGDTLESDLGILEVPEDVEPGDTVETHLDTEFRVRKLRGPDLFNHLERTGAPMMPRDIGLVVGQTGLQSGDRVLDAGTGTGVLSAYLGRIGARVTTYEADADFADVARENMALAGVEEAVEVRHGDVTDELPTLTEGERFDVLTLDTADAAAVVERAPDLLVSGGYVAVYSPFVEQAREAVEAARAAGLEDPETLETIQREMDVGDRGTRPSTRGVGHTGYLTFARRE